From the genome of Vicia villosa cultivar HV-30 ecotype Madison, WI linkage group LG2, Vvil1.0, whole genome shotgun sequence, one region includes:
- the LOC131647663 gene encoding alkylated DNA repair protein ALKBH6 homolog, which yields MEQIEAKEQDLANFKIGSLPNLFYIPDFITDADQTLLLNNIYGAPSTKWKLLKNRRLQNWGGIVHEKGLLPQALPPWLTNLTHKISEESGLFPSPINHVLINEYQPNQGIMPHQDGPSYFPVVAILSLGSPVVMDFTPHASLKLDSQVIDKESDGETIETVKDKWLDDHRPFSVILMPRSLLIFKDKAYTDYLHGIKDCEVHGYDGAVNEAEALKQNASYRHLSGSEDKEETIGKEECKNISRTSNRVSLTCRLVPKVHKNLFRF from the exons ATGGAACAAATTGAAGCAAAAGAACAAGATTTAGCTAATTTCAAAATTGGGTCTTTgccaaatttattttatattcctGACTTCATCACTGATGCTGATCAAACCCTTCTTCTCAACAAT ATTTATGGAGCTCCTTCAACAAAGTGGAAGTTGTTGAAGAATAGAAGGCTTCAGAATTGGG GCGGCATTGTCCATGAGAAGGGCCTTCTACCTCAAGCTT TGCCTCCATGGTTAACAAATCTCACACATAAAATATCTGAAGAATCGGGACTTTTCCCATCACCAATCAACCATGTTCTCATAAATGAATACCAACCTAACCAAGGCATAATG CCACACCAAGACGGACCTTCCTATTTTCCAGTTGTAGCTATTCTATCACTTGGATCTCCTGTTGTCATGGACTTCACTCCCCATGCCAGCTTAAAACTTGATTCACAAGTTATTGACAAAGAATCGGATGGAGAAACTATTGAGACCGTGAAAGATAAGTGGCTTGACGATCACCGTCCATTCTCTGTTATATTGATGCCTCGCAGTTTATTAATATTCAAGGATAAGGCATACACAG ATTACTTGCATGGTATAAAAGATTGTGAGGTACATGGCTATGATGGG GCTGTAAATGAAGCTGAAGCTTTGAAACAAAATGCATCATACAGACACCTTTCTGGCTCAGAGGATAAGGAGGAAACAATAGGAAAAGAAGAGTGTAAGAATATATCAAGAACTTCAAATAGAGTTTCATTGACTTGCCGATTGGTTCCAAAAGTTCACAAAAATTTGTTTAGGTTTTGA
- the LOC131650865 gene encoding uncharacterized protein LOC131650865, with protein MIQKICGRSLCKHLWTVTSSSNKEHMEMVLVDSKRDMIQAVVPAYLLSKFKSEIETGNSYIMQNFKVGKNDFAFKSTNHTYKLVFCGSTSVKKAEFPDIPHNYLNIIGLNSIVEGRFQSNLLVDLIGGITDITQTQVNGDNSKNIIVFSIVDASKTVVQCTLSGQLAVQLYEYYKNNKQASDIVIVLINARVKEVQGGFPISVSNTWNGTKLLINDPAIEEVKNLKERLGVHFPLLSSSSVQVEATQNSFYSDYDKFVWKAEIMSLFEITNLQHETTCVTVATLDKFDAGQIGWYYDGCVECTRSVTAKDGKLKCFKEHISPEPVPRYKLDIMAVDGSSKAKFVFWDTDCVKLIGKSALQMKMDLTQSGDYEPLEFPYELDSILAKELAIRAVYQPKNGRLSVIGFKTDEDTSKLRAPEPLSQDDMNNISEPVSASAENDLTIENSGLTPCKRLINDAIEDNDSVQQSSTKLARDIKKEK; from the exons ATGATTCAAAAGATTTGTGGAAGATCGCTGTGCAAACATCTGTGGACTGTCacaagttcttcaaacaaagaacacatggagatGGTTTTGGTTGATTCTAAG CGTGATATGATTCAGGCTGTTGTGCCTGCTTATTtgctttcgaaattcaaatctgaAATTGAAACAGGAAACTCTTATATCATGCAAAATTTTAAAGTTGGGAAGAATGATTTTGCTTTTAAGTCGACAAATCATACATACAAATTGGTTTTTTGTGGGTCAACTTCTGTTAAGAAAGCAGAATTTCCTGATATCCCTCATAACTACCTTAACATTATTGGTTTGAATTCCATAGTTGAAGGAAGGTTTCAATCAAATTTGTTGGTTG atttgattggaggaaTCACTGATATCACTCAAACCCAAGTTAACGGTGACAACAGCAAGAACATAATAGTTTTTTCTATTGTAGATGCCAGCAAAACAGTTGTACAATGTACTCTTTCGGGGCAACTTGCAGTTCAGCTATATGAGTATTATAAGAATAATAAGCAAGCCTCTGATATTGTCATTGTGCTAATCAATGCAAGGGTTAAAGAGGTTCAAG GAGGATTTCCAATTAGTGTTTCCAACACATGGAATGGAACGAAACTGTTGATTAATGACCCTGCTATTGAGGAAGTCAAGAATCTAAAAGAAAG ACTTGGTGTTCATTTTCCTTTGTTATCATCTTCAAGTGTACAAGTTGAGGCAACGCAAAACTCATTTTATTCTGACTATGACAAGTTTGTTTGGAAGGCTGAAATAATGAGTCTCTTTGAAATTACAAATCTGCAACat GAAACAACCTGTGTTACCGTTGCTACCCTCGATAAGTTTGATGCTGGGCAGATTGGATGGTACTATGATGGATGTGTGGAATGCACAAGAAGTGTGACTGCCAAGGATGGAAAACTGAAGTGTTTTAAAGAGCATATTAGCCCAGAACCTGTGCCACG GTATAAGCTTGATATAATGGCTGTTGACGGCAGTTCGAAGGCAAAGTTCGTCTTTTGGGACACGGACTGCGTGAAGTTGATTGGGAAGTCTGCTCTTCAAATGAAGATGGATTTAACTCAG TCTGGTGATTACGAACCACTTGAATTCCCTTACGAACTTGACTCAATATTGGCAAAAGAATTGGCAATTAGAGCTGTTTATCAGCCTAAAAATGGGAGACTTTCTGTCATTGGCTTCAAGACTGATGAAGAT ACCTCAAAGCTTCGAGCACCAGAACCTCTGTCCCAGGATGATATGAATAACATTTCT GAACCTGTATCTGCATCTGCAGAAAATGACCTGACCATTGAAAATTCAGGGCTCACTCCATGTAAGAGACTTATAAATGATGCAATAGAGGATAATGATAGTGTTCAACAATCATCAACCAAGCTGGCCAGAGATATTAAAAAGGAGAAATAG
- the LOC131653252 gene encoding histone-lysine N-methyltransferase ASHH3-like: MPIMKKNSEQNRFEAVFNKLLSQIGEPVDFELPDWIKIRTSQYTHIKRNIYVTKKNKRKFDDGIFCSCESSPDSTSVCGRDCQCGMLLSCCSSGCKCGVSCLNKAFQHRPVKKLKLVKTEKCGSGIVADEDIKLGEFVIEYVGEVIDDKTCEERLWNMKDRGETNFYLCEINRDMVIDATYKGNKSRYINHSCCPNTEMQKWIIEGETRIGIFAARDIEKGEHLTYDYQFVQFGADQDCHCGATQCRRKLGARPTKPKMSSDAALKLVAYQVCQNGGLQIGQIGSSRVIDQTKCLLNCVDEVIMIKKLGNVRFGIIKWFDAFTRRHKIMFEDGCVEIHDMSKEDWELVRL; this comes from the exons ATGCCCATCATGAAAAAG AATTCTGAGCAAAATCGTTTTGAAGCTGTATTCAACAAGCTGCTGAGCCAGATTGGGGAACCTGTTGACTTTGAACTTCCAGATTGGATTAAGATAAGGACATCACAATACACCCATATAAAGCGCA ATATATATGTAACTAAGAAGAACAAGAGAAAGTTTGACGATGGCATATTCTGCTCCTGCGAATCTTCACCTGACTCTACTAGTGTATGTGGTAGAGATTGTCAATGTGG GATGCTGCTGTCATGCTGTTCTTCCGGCTGCAAATGTGGGGTCTCGTGTCTCAACAAAGCTTTTCAGCATCGCCCTGTGAAAAAGCTGAAATTGGTTAAG ACTGAGAAATGTGGCTCCGGAATTGTGGCGGATGAAGATATCAAGCTTGGAGAGTTTGTCATTGAATATGTTGGCGAAG tcatcgatgataaaacATGCGAAGAAAGGCTCTGGAATATGAAAGATCGCGGGGAAACAAACTTTTACTTATGTGAAATCAATCGAGATATGGTGATAGATGCAACATATAAGGGAAACAAATCAAGATATATCAATCATAGTTGCTGCCCGAATACCGAGATGCAGAAATG GATAATAGAAGGTGAAACAAGAATCGGTATATTTGCAGCTCGTGACATAGAGAAGGGCGAGCATCTGACTTATGACTACCA GTTTGTTCAATTTGGTGCAGATCAAGATTGCCACTGTGGAGCTACTCAGTGTAGGCGTAAGCTGGGTGCGCGGCCTACCAAGCCTAAGATGTCTTCAGATGCTGCATTAAAATTAGTTGCATATCAG GTTTGTCAGAATGGAGGCTTGCAAATTGGTCAAATTG GAAGTTCCCGGGTGATTGACCAAACAAAATGCTTACTCAATTGCGTTGATGAAGTTATCATGATTAAAAAACTTGGAAATGTCAG ATTTGGGATTATTAAATGGTTTGATGCATTTACCCGCAGACATAAG ATCATGTTTGAGGATGGTTGTGTTGAAATTCATGACATGTCAAAAGAAGATTGGGAACTAGTGAGGTTGTGA
- the LOC131653253 gene encoding protein COFACTOR ASSEMBLY OF COMPLEX C SUBUNIT B CCB2, chloroplastic-like: protein MNSVTILSLKPCIPHNKLLFPKTFSTKSTTILRANLQPPNSTNTTTQQQQQQLNLSVLRFTLGIPGFDESYLPRWIGYAFGSLLILNHFLGSDSATITPPQLRTEVLGLSLASFSILLPYLGKFLKGAQPVDQTTLPDGTQQIFVMSTDIADGLKEDLAWTSYILLRNTNAIAALIFIQGEICARGYWNVIDDSSKETLLEQFRNKIEISGLNDLKETLYFPQDADSEFQDLVPKGARSLLVQPILQVSMESATDSQKPAGFILLVSTSRYAFSIKDRGWIAAVANKLRVLNRQLQLLLRIHVVILRSTSSQILFLTHEIRF from the exons ATGAACAGCGTAACCATTTTATCATTGAAACCATGTATTCCTCACAACAAACTTCTTTTTCCCAAAACCTTCtccacaaaatcaacaacaatactTCGTGCAAATCTTCAGCCACCCAATTCCACCAACACAACAacccagcagcaacaacaacagctCAATCTCTCCGTTCTCCGCTTCACGTTAGGGATACCTGGGTTTGATGAATCTTACTTGCCTAGATGGATTGGTTACGCTTTTGGTTCTCTTCTCATCTTAAATCACTTCCTTGGTTCTGATTCTGCCACTATTACACCACCTCAGCTC AGAACAGAGGTTTTGGGTCTGTCTTTGGCTTCCTTCTCAATTCTGCtgccttaccttggtaaatttcTCAAG GGTGCTCAACCAGTGGATCAAACAACTCTACCAGATGGAACACAACAAATATTTGTCATGTCAACCGATATAGCGGATGGTCTGAAGGAGGACCTAGCTTGGACATCATATATTTTGCTGCGTAATACAAATGCCATAGCTGCG CTCATTTTTATTCAAGGAGAAATATGTGCAAGGGGCTACTGGAACGTAATCGatgattcatcaaaagaaactcTTCTTGAACAGTTTagaaacaaaattgaaatttCTGGCCTCAATGATTTGAAGGAGACCCTATATTTTCCACAAGACGCAG ATTCTGAATTTCAGGACCTTGTACCTAAAGGGGCTCGCTCTCTTCTGGTGCAGCCAATATTACAAGTTTCTATGGAGAGTGCTACCGATTCGCAAAAACCGGCAGGATTTATTCTGCTGGTCTCGACCTCGAGATATGCATTTAGCATTAAAGACAGAGGCTGGATTGCAGCTGTGGCCAACAAGCTTAGAG TCCTGAACCGGCAACTTCAGCTTCTTCTACGGATTCATGTGGTGATCTTACGCAGTACTTCGTCACAGATACT ATTTTTGACTCACGAGATAAGGTTCTAG